The proteins below come from a single Aptenodytes patagonicus chromosome 2, bAptPat1.pri.cur, whole genome shotgun sequence genomic window:
- the LOC143157480 gene encoding prostatic acid phosphatase-like, whose amino-acid sequence MRARQLVCGIWSLCFMFCLFCIFLHQTTAKRKLKFVSIVFRHGDHTPQEFFPTDKHKEVARQQGYGQLTKLGIQQQYELGQYMRRRYSYFLSVVYKQREIYVQSTDCDHTLMSAQASLAGLYPLTQGQIWNPRILWLPIPVHTVPLSHDNLLYLPFSHCPRYNELLRETFATRDFQRQLKQYRPFLKFLATHTGYPLKKLNTERIWKLSDTLQYEDINNYSLPVWATHGVRTKLIKLSELLLQAEFGFHKQTQKSRLQGGILLKTILKHISDARKTSNQQKMVMYSAHAATIVALQMALHVFDGKLPPYSACHFFELYQEKNGQYTIEMYYRNNSLRDPHPLTLPGCKFRCPLERFTQLVSPVLVHHWTRECRM is encoded by the exons ATGAGAGCAAGGCAGCTGGTGTGTGGAATTTGGAGTCTGTGTTTCAtgttctgccttttctgcatctttcttcacCAAACGACAgctaaaagaaaactgaagtttgtgTCCATA GTATTTCGCCATGGCGATCATACCCCACAGGAGTTCTTTCCAACCGACAAGCACAAAGAAGTTGCAAGGCAGCAGGGATATGGACAGCTTACCAAG CTTGGCATACAGCAACAGTATGAGCTTGGCCAGTACATGCGGAGGAGATACTCGTATTTCCTGAGTGTTGTATACAAGCAACGTGAG atTTATGTTCAAAGCACTGACTGTGATCACACGCTTATGAGTGCTCAGGCAAGTCTTGCCGGGCTGTACCCACTGACACAGGGCCAGATTTGGAACCCCAGAATCCTTTGGCTGCCAATTCCAGTTCACACGGTACCACTGTCACATGATAAT ttgttatACTTACCTTTCTCACACTGCCCAAGATACAATGAGCTTCTGAGAGAAACCTTTGCAACAAGGGATTTCCAAAGGCAACTCAAGCAGTACAGG CCATTTCTGAAGTTTTTAGCCACTCATACAGGATACCCGTTGAAGAAGTTGAACACTGAAAGAATTTGGAAGCTCTCTGACACTTTACAGTATGAG GACATTAACAATTACTCTTTACCTGTTTGGGCTACTCATGGTGTCAGGACCAAGCTGATAAAGCTCTCAGAATTGTTATTGCAGGCGGAATTTGGGTTccacaaacaaacacaaaaatcacGTTTGCAGGGAG gtattcttttaaaaactattctAAAGCATATCTCAGATGCTAGAAAGACTTCAAACCAGCAAAAAATGGTTATGTATTCTGCG CATGCAGCCACCATTGTTGCCTTACAGATGGCACTCCATGTCTTCGATGGGAAACTGCCTCCTTACAGTGCCTGTCATTTTTTTGAactttaccaggaaaaaaatgg GCAATACACCATAGAAATGTACTATCGGAATAATTCTTTGAGAGATCCTCACCCCCTCACTCTCCCTGGCTGCAAATTTCGCTGTCCACTGGAGAGATTTACTCAGCTGGTCTCCCCAGTCCTAGTACACCATTGGACAAGAGAATGTAGGATGTAG